From the Trifolium pratense cultivar HEN17-A07 linkage group LG4, ARS_RC_1.1, whole genome shotgun sequence genome, the window CATATAAAATTTCTGTACAGCCTTTTATTCTCTGAGTGGTACTTACATGACAAAAATTTTATAGAGATTAAAAACGATATTTATAGAGacgaaaaaacatatttaacacaATTATATATAATTGACAATTTGACACTTACCGAAGCGAAGTGATTGACATCCCTATGATGAGCCTCATCAGCACGAATAACAGTAACAACATCCTTAAGAGTTGCATCCTTAGGAAGTCTCCAATAATCAATTGCAATAGCAGGAGCAGGTACATTTTCAACTTTACCACTTTCAATTGCATTTAAATATTGTGTATATGAAATCACAGCTTCTTCTTCCAAATAACCAACAAACCTGTGTGCTGTTTTTGGTGACAGAATGTAAAAAACAAAGAATGCATTGAAGAAAACACCTTGTGCTGTAATAACTAAAAGCCTCTCATGCCAACTTGGTTTCACAAGCTCAACCATTGTCATCAAATGCATTCTCTCATTCTCTGCTTCTTCAAGTAATGCTTTGATCCAACCACCAGTGTGTTGAAATTTTCTTAGAGATTTTAAGTGTAAAAGCATCCCTCCTACCATTCCTGGGACGGCTGCTATTGTTTCTAGCATCATTGCATGGCATCCATACCGTTCCTGCAATTAGAATTCAAATTATATTACGAAACACCGAAACATACACTAAACACGACATTAATTAACACCGACATATATTCATGAACCCCATGATTAATTTTTCGGGAAATTTCCAACTGACATATATTCATGCCCGCTTTTTACACGGAATACGGCACTGACACTTCAAAAGCACCTTTgttgagaaaatgaaataaattaattgaatgtaacGATGTGTGTCAATATTATGCTGGTGTCAAACATTGACACGTGTCAGACACTGAACACGTCTTCAATTAGAAGTGTCGGTCCTACTATCagtcaacttttttcatatataattataagCAATACAGACAATTATTAGCAACACATTAGATTTTCATAACTATGAAAACAGTTTTGAAATGTTGGGATTCTAATTGTTACACACTGAACTTAGCTTAATGAAATATgataactaatatttttcattatgtAGCAGTAGATAGGCCACAAACCTTGAAATATAGATCAGAGAGAACCCTTAGAAACTTGACAGATCTGAAAGCAAACTTGTCTCCAGATGATTGTGGTACATGATGCTTGGTCACATCTATTGACACGTCTGAGTTATAACTTTCCCATGGCTGCAACAAACATCATATATAGAAAACATGTCATATGAGAGACATCGTCGAAATACAACACCATGCTCAATCAAGTTAATTCCGACTAAATTaatccgttttttttttttttgaagaagttaaattagcccacccaaattggcaccagagagaatcgaacctcagacctcaagaggagcacactcccaagtcccaagccaataccaatgcaccaacccaagtgggttctaAATTAATCCGCTTAATAActcattataaatattaaatcttATCAATCCAACTCTTATATTattgcataattttttaaaattatttcaatactttattaaataaattcaaatgaacgtataatatattttttaaatataagtatACATGATTACTTTGTTacgaattttaaatttatatgaaatttgtatatttgatcaaaagttgaatttgcaaaatttaatatttatgaCGAGTTATTAAGTAGAATAACTAAATTAGAATAAGTTAACTTAGATACATAAGTATTCTTACCATGAAACAGTTCCATGGCCACTCAGTTCCATCCTCCTTAAGAACCTTGGGCCTAGCAATCCCCCAGTAACTGGAAACGGCTGCGTTGTTGTTCTCGTTCTTGTTCTCCTCTGGCTGGTGATCTTTTTTCTCGGGCAGAGTGGACATCCTCTGCCCGTGGAAGCTTCCATACGCACCGCCACCATGCTGGTGACTCAGCTGAGCGATTGCTGCAGTTGAGAAGTTACGGTGATAGTTCCGGCTACTCCGGAAGAGAGCTTGTGCTGTTGACTTGACTAAAAAATGGTTCATGTTGAATGTTTGCAAATGTCTTTGGATGAAAAAAGTGGCTCAGAATTAGAGACTTATTTATACATACAACTATACAAGTTACAACAACAAGGAGTGCAGTGTGAACTAATAACTTAGTAGCATATTAATAATTAGATTCGTATTCAATTTTGTATTTGTTACAAGGAGTATAAAAGAAGAAAGGTCGTGGAAGGTGTTAGTAACGTGGTTTGTTGGTTTTAGATTATTAGATAGATAGATGCTTAAATTACTTGCCACAAATTTGGAATTGAAAATGTTGTTTAGTCAGCGCTGACGGTCTCTCGTGGGCAGTGGCAGCCACGGAAGCTTTTTGGACTTTTCTCCACCCTTGATTATTAGTAttgtgactattttattttttgactggatttttacaattattattatgagtttgTGGCAACGGCTaacaaacataaattataagtaatagtctatttttttataattattcaattaatttgatatataatatagatcaaatatattagttattcaatgatgATGAGATTGCCTTTAATGGAAAGACTATGTATTAGATTAagatttcaaataattttaaaagacttttttatgataaaaaaaatcttgtggtattcaatcaagacttttacaaaagtcaGATAAAATACAATACAGAAAAGGAATTTTTCACTACCAAAGCATCAATCAATCAAGAACCAACCTAATTAAAACTAACAACATATTCTTATGAAAATTTGCAATTCAAACATAATTGAAAAAACTTTAATAGCCTTGATGTTCACCCAACTTTTCTCACCCACCAACCAAGAACCCTTTTAAAtaaatctatataatataagaaatttgATTGTTCCGGTAAACTCTAAATTGCTTTTACTTAAGATGCTGTCATGTGTTCAATCTAAGGGCAATTGATGTCAAAAAATTTGGCAACTAAATTGAAACTACACAAGTACATAATTGATGTCCTTTATTTTGCAAGTTGTCATGACTTATCTTTTAGAGGCAAACTAtgatattcaaatttcaaatgaaacatatttttatattactcAATCTCTCACCCAACATCATCACTTACTTCTTATTTCCTCTTCTCTCCTCTTTTACACGGGGTAGattctaactgatatataaattttaactatcatatacgggataaattatcactgataaattatcactgataaattatcactgataaaaattcaaaataattatttctataaaatctctaaaatctaatctctaaattattttagatcaaaatcactatttttttaatccgtAACAAATGAATAAGCTAGCTagttgaatttgtagtgtttaaaattgatttttttaaagtaagaatcactaaaataatctttagataaaaaaaatcatttgaaaaaacatttcttaaaactttaatatttctttttacggccaaaaaaaattaaaaatatttttttaaaaaaaaaaattcttaaaactttattactctttttttaataaatttttttaagaatttttaaaaataataaaaaataattttaacaaataaattttaaaaataataaacttatttttaaaaatttattttctattatttttgcaaatttataaaacttaagtattaaattttttacagtaaaaaaaattattaaagaaaacataaaaataaagttttaagagttttttataaaagaaaaattattatttttttgagagTAAGAAgagttattaaaaaaacataataataaagttttaagagtttttttataaaaaaattattactgtTTTTgacagtaaaaaaatatattataaaataataataataaatttttaagaattttttaaaaaaataataataatttttttcaattttttttagtgattcttacattaaaaaattcaacTATCATATAGAGgattaattgattattttaGTGATTCCTAGTTTTAAGAttattttaactatcatataaggataaattatcactgataaaaaattcaaaataattatcatatgtgagacaaacacaaaacaaattatacttttctataaaatctctaaaatttaatctctaaattattttagatcaaaatcactattttttttaatccgtAACAAACGAATAAGTTAGCCAGTTGAATTTggggattggttattatacataagctatccttatgcaccatgcataagttacttagtgcaccccccaaattacttgtgcaccccccaaattactagcacacccccaaatttctcatgcacccccaaattacttgtgcacccccaaatttctcatgcacccccaaatttctcatgcacccccaaaatttctcgcacacccccaatatgacttttgccccccaattttatttttttggtcccctccacatttctagcctaaaccattttgttgtgggaatggtttcagagatatgcactccaaaaccattaagtgtataagatggttttagagtacaaccctataattagaatacaaacaataattgtgatttgaaaccatttaatcaacataatggtttccagaatttttaaaaccatataaacacacataaaaccattttacaatacaaatggtttcagtgtataactatctgaaaccatttaaccaacataatggtttccagaatttttaaaaccataaaaacacacataaaaccattttacaatacaaatggtttcagtgtataactatatgaaaccatttaaccagcataatggtttccagaatttttgaaaccataaaaacacacataaaaccattttacaatacaaatggttttagtgtataactatctgaaaccatttaactggttttaaataatgattataattgtacaaaaaaaaaataattatgattctaattataggttgtacttcaaaaccatcttatgcacttaatggttttggagtgtatatttttgaaaccattcccacagcaaaatggtttaggcttgaaatatggggggttaaaaaaaattgggcgcacaagtcatctgggggtgggtgaaaaattttggggggtgcatgagaaatttgggggtgcgcgagaaattgggggtgcatgagaaatttgggggggtgcacgagaaatttgggggttcgcaagtaatttggggggtacgtgagaaatttggggggtgtgagattaggtgtgagtgtgtgagttgagattggctaggattattacatgtggatgctcaatctaatggatgttattgacttatgtaccatgcataaggattacacttatgtataataacttcccccgttgaatttgtagtgtttaaaattgaaaataatgtaacacccttaatttacccctttattttattttcgaaaaagttaatttcatttatttaataaggatgtcacacttactccaattaactaattcctcaaatgattaaaaatcatgcagcggaaaatacaaaaaataatataagtttcaaAGTCCGAATTGAAAATACTGAATCAAGTGACATAGctcaattgttataaaaatttaacaacataattaaataaaagtttctcCCAACAACATCCTAACAGAGCGACTCCAAATAAATAGCTATCCGAACACACAATCTATGATTCGTCTCAtacctgaaaatctacggttgcacaccgtagggccaagccagaatggggaatgtaaaggtgagtcaaaatacatcaagaaagtaactgaattaaaacaaCACAATAACTAAcaacatcataaacaacaacaagaccacctaagcggatggtaggggtgctcaaatccaaacccatccaaataaaaaccgaaaaccgatccaaaaaaaccgaaaaccgcaaaaaaccgaagttttttggatgtgtttggatgttcttttgtgaaaaccgctggatcggatcggatttcggattgatttcgtaaaaccgatccaaaccaaaccaaaccgcatacatatattttaatatttatttatctttttattagtataaatatatatattgcattaactttttttcattttaaattttgttaatactataggttagtttaatttaatctattttaaattttgttaatactatatgttagtttaatttaatctattttttttttttactttttgtatgtttcgaatataattggtaattgtcattccaaaatattaattttcaatatattatatgttatattttacatcaaacttaatatttattttgtcaaaaatgtcaaactattattttgtagcgttttttataatatttatatttattaaaaaaattataatttataatttggatatccaaaaaccgatccaaattaaaccgcataatattggatcggattgaatcagattttttttatttgtcatccaaaaccaaaccaaaccgcaaatgaatttatttttggatcggatgagtttttgcctcaaaaccgatccaaaccgaccCGCGAGCACCCCTAGCGGATGGCCACgcacattcatcagtcaaccacaatcatcaatcattagttaaataaagagaaataacaacaagatttaaataaagaaatataattaaaatgcatacaatgcgcctagactcgctacatgcatgtggtaccaatagcAACGTCATTTCTAGTTTTACATCATAGAGAGAGGATCAACATCATtataagcaacgtcattttcaactttattaggcaacgtcattttcaacatcatttatacaacttcaataagcaacgtcattagacatatgaatgaatgcatgtcatgttataataagcaacatcaataggcaacatcatttaacaacttcaatagacaacttcatcatcattataacaacatcaGTAAACAACGTCGATAAACAACTACAACAACAACGACAATTACAACATCATAATTTCGGCACAACTCCAACATCATTAAACTAGataattcaacatcgttatAACCACGTAGCTCAACATCATTATTCAACAAACCAACAAGTCGACAACACAATTACTATAAACGAACAACGGTTTAAAACAACATCGATACACAACAATTAGTAATAA encodes:
- the LOC123881818 gene encoding alternative oxidase 3, mitochondrial-like, which translates into the protein MNHFLVKSTAQALFRSSRNYHRNFSTAAIAQLSHQHGGGAYGSFHGQRMSTLPEKKDHQPEENKNENNNAAVSSYWGIARPKVLKEDGTEWPWNCFMPWESYNSDVSIDVTKHHVPQSSGDKFAFRSVKFLRVLSDLYFKERYGCHAMMLETIAAVPGMVGGMLLHLKSLRKFQHTGGWIKALLEEAENERMHLMTMVELVKPSWHERLLVITAQGVFFNAFFVFYILSPKTAHRFVGYLEEEAVISYTQYLNAIESGKVENVPAPAIAIDYWRLPKDATLKDVVTVIRADEAHHRDVNHFASDIHHQGKELKEAPAPVGYH